From a single Streptomyces rubradiris genomic region:
- a CDS encoding siderophore-interacting protein, with translation MTTAVAAPFRFFSLQVVRTRRLGPSLVRVTFTGTDLHAFHSDGRDQSLSLFLPHPGQSEPAVPLELGDGWWQGWRELPDDVRAVMRSYTLRALRRDPDEIDIDFALHGVEPGAATPAGPASRWAARAAAGDRVLLLGPAVADNRAIRFRPPADTDLVVLCGDETAVPAATAILESLPAGTRVRAWLEVPHAGDVQDVRTEADAEITWLVRHNGSPTAVDAVRATALPAAERPYVWLAGESGQVKALRRHFVGELGVDRRRVTFVGYWRQGLTEEQLRAAGE, from the coding sequence ATGACCACGGCCGTAGCCGCCCCGTTCCGTTTCTTCTCCCTGCAGGTCGTACGGACGAGGCGGCTCGGCCCGTCTCTGGTCCGGGTCACCTTCACCGGTACCGACCTGCACGCCTTCCACTCCGACGGGCGCGACCAGTCCCTGTCGCTGTTCCTTCCGCACCCCGGGCAGAGCGAACCGGCCGTCCCGCTGGAGCTGGGCGACGGCTGGTGGCAGGGCTGGCGGGAACTGCCGGACGACGTACGGGCCGTGATGCGCTCGTACACGCTGCGGGCGCTGCGCCGCGACCCCGACGAGATCGACATCGACTTCGCCCTGCACGGCGTGGAGCCGGGTGCCGCCACCCCGGCCGGCCCCGCCTCCCGCTGGGCCGCGCGGGCCGCCGCCGGCGACCGGGTGCTGCTGCTCGGGCCGGCCGTCGCCGACAACCGCGCGATCCGCTTCCGGCCGCCCGCGGACACCGACCTCGTCGTCCTGTGCGGCGACGAGACGGCCGTACCCGCCGCGACCGCGATCCTGGAGTCCCTGCCCGCCGGTACCCGGGTCCGGGCCTGGCTGGAGGTGCCGCACGCCGGCGATGTGCAGGACGTGCGCACGGAGGCGGACGCGGAGATCACGTGGCTCGTGCGGCACAACGGGTCCCCCACGGCCGTCGACGCCGTGCGGGCCACCGCGCTGCCGGCCGCCGAGCGGCCGTATGTGTGGCTCGCCGGGGAGTCCGGCCAGGTCAAGGCCCTGCGACGGCACTTCGTCGGCGAACTCGGGGTGGACCGGCGCCGCGTGACGTTCGTCGGCTACTGGCGCCAGGGCCTGACGGAGGAACAGCTCCGCGCGGCGGGCGAGTAA
- a CDS encoding ABC transporter substrate-binding protein, protein MSHARVTHLTRRGLLAAGGALGLGAALAACGDDKGKDGASGGSTGAGKSGPWSFKDDRGTTVKLDKAPANIVAFTGVGAALYDYGIQVKGVFGPTKTTAGKPDVQAGDMDISKVTVLGNTWGQFNIEKYASLAPDVLITTMFDGAGTLWYVPEESKGKISQLAPSVGISVYDRQLTQPLQRMWDLAESLGADMKAAKVTGAKKRFEDAAARLRAAAKAKPDIKVMAGSASDQLFYVSGSNLSIDLEYFKSLGVNLVEPPESAKKQGGGWYESLSWENVDKYGADIIMMDDRSSAIQPADITKATWKKLPAVKAGQIIPRSPEPILSYDKCVPLLTNLAEALEKAKKVS, encoded by the coding sequence ATGTCCCATGCCCGTGTCACCCACCTCACTCGCCGCGGACTGCTCGCCGCGGGCGGCGCCCTCGGTCTCGGTGCCGCGCTCGCCGCCTGCGGGGACGACAAGGGCAAAGACGGCGCCTCCGGCGGGAGCACGGGCGCGGGCAAGTCGGGCCCCTGGTCGTTCAAGGACGACCGCGGCACGACCGTGAAGCTGGACAAGGCCCCCGCGAACATCGTCGCGTTCACCGGCGTCGGCGCCGCGCTGTACGACTACGGCATCCAGGTCAAGGGCGTCTTCGGCCCGACGAAGACCACCGCCGGCAAGCCCGACGTCCAGGCCGGCGACATGGACATCAGCAAGGTGACCGTCCTCGGCAACACCTGGGGCCAGTTCAACATCGAGAAGTACGCCTCCCTCGCCCCGGACGTGCTCATCACGACGATGTTCGACGGCGCCGGCACCCTCTGGTACGTCCCCGAGGAGTCGAAGGGGAAGATCTCCCAGCTGGCCCCCAGCGTCGGCATCTCCGTCTACGACCGTCAGCTCACCCAGCCGCTCCAGCGCATGTGGGACCTGGCCGAGTCGCTCGGCGCGGACATGAAGGCCGCCAAGGTCACCGGCGCCAAGAAGCGCTTCGAGGACGCCGCCGCCCGGCTGCGCGCCGCCGCCAAGGCCAAGCCCGACATCAAGGTGATGGCCGGCAGCGCCAGCGACCAGCTCTTCTACGTCTCCGGCAGCAACCTCTCCATCGACCTGGAGTACTTCAAGTCCCTCGGCGTGAACCTCGTGGAGCCCCCGGAGAGCGCCAAGAAGCAGGGCGGCGGCTGGTACGAGTCGCTCAGCTGGGAGAACGTCGACAAGTACGGCGCCGACATCATCATGATGGACGACCGCTCCTCGGCCATCCAGCCCGCCGACATCACCAAGGCCACCTGGAAGAAGCTGCCCGCGGTGAAGGCGGGACAGATCATCCCCCGCTCCCCCGAGCCGATCCTCTCGTACGACAAGTGCGTGCCGCTGCTCACCAACCTGGCCGAGGCCCTGGAGAAGGCCAAGAAGGTCAGCTGA
- the desA gene encoding lysine decarboxylase DesA, whose product MRSHLLNGLTAEHYRRSVTEGVERVAAKLATTDRPFTGVTVDALSPAIDAIDLDRPLGDTTAVLDELEDVYLRDAVYFHHPRYLAHLNCPVVIPAVLAEAVLSAVNSSLDTWDQSAGGTLIERKLVDWTAARIGLGPAADGVFTSGGTQSNLQALLLAREEAKSDSLAKLRIFASEVSHFSVKKSAKLLGLGPDAVVAIPVDHDKRMQTVALARELERCARDGLVPMAVVATAGTTDFGSIDPLPEIAGLCAQYGVWMHVDAAYGCGLLASLKYRDRIDGIERADSVTVDYHKSFFQPVSSSALLVRDAATLRHATYHAEYLNPRRMVQERIPNQVDKSLQTTRRFDALKLWLTLRTMGADGIGQLFDEVCDLAREGWELLAADPRYDVVVEPSLSTLVFRYIPAAVTDPAEIDRANLYARKALFASGDAVVAGTKVAGRHYLKFTLLNPETKADDIAAVLDLIAGHAEQYLGESLDRAS is encoded by the coding sequence ATGCGCTCGCACCTGCTCAATGGCCTCACCGCGGAGCACTACCGCCGCTCCGTGACCGAAGGAGTCGAGCGGGTGGCGGCCAAACTCGCCACCACCGACCGTCCGTTCACCGGCGTCACCGTGGACGCCCTCTCCCCCGCCATCGACGCGATCGACCTCGACCGGCCGCTGGGCGACACCACTGCCGTCCTGGACGAACTCGAGGACGTGTACCTGCGGGACGCGGTCTACTTCCACCACCCCCGCTACCTCGCTCACCTCAACTGCCCCGTGGTCATCCCGGCGGTGCTCGCCGAGGCCGTGCTGTCCGCCGTCAACTCCTCGCTGGACACCTGGGACCAGTCGGCCGGCGGCACCCTCATCGAGCGCAAGCTCGTCGACTGGACGGCCGCCCGCATCGGCCTGGGCCCGGCCGCCGACGGCGTCTTCACCTCCGGCGGCACCCAGTCCAACCTCCAGGCGCTGCTGCTCGCGCGGGAGGAGGCCAAGAGCGACTCGCTCGCCAAACTGCGGATCTTCGCCTCCGAGGTCAGCCACTTCAGCGTCAAGAAGTCCGCGAAACTGCTCGGGCTCGGCCCGGACGCCGTCGTCGCCATCCCCGTCGACCACGACAAGCGCATGCAGACGGTCGCCCTCGCCCGCGAGCTGGAGCGCTGCGCGCGCGACGGGCTGGTGCCCATGGCCGTCGTCGCCACCGCCGGCACCACCGACTTCGGCTCCATCGACCCGCTGCCGGAGATCGCCGGGCTGTGCGCCCAGTACGGCGTGTGGATGCACGTGGACGCCGCCTACGGCTGCGGGCTGCTCGCCTCGCTGAAGTACCGGGACCGCATCGACGGCATCGAGCGCGCCGACTCCGTCACCGTCGACTACCACAAGTCCTTCTTCCAGCCGGTCAGTTCCTCCGCCCTGCTGGTCCGGGACGCGGCCACCCTGCGGCACGCCACCTACCACGCCGAGTACCTCAACCCGCGCCGCATGGTGCAGGAACGTATCCCCAACCAGGTGGACAAGTCCCTCCAGACCACCCGCCGCTTCGACGCCCTCAAGCTGTGGCTGACCCTGCGCACGATGGGCGCCGACGGCATCGGGCAGCTCTTCGACGAGGTGTGCGACCTGGCACGCGAGGGCTGGGAGCTGCTGGCGGCCGACCCGCGCTACGACGTCGTGGTCGAACCCTCGCTGTCCACCCTCGTCTTCCGCTACATCCCGGCGGCCGTCACCGACCCGGCCGAGATCGACCGGGCCAACCTCTACGCCCGCAAGGCCCTGTTCGCCTCCGGTGACGCCGTCGTCGCGGGCACCAAGGTGGCCGGCCGCCACTACCTGAAGTTCACCCTGCTCAACCCCGAGACCAAGGCGGACGACATCGCCGCCGTCCTCGATCTGATCGCCGGCCATGCCGAGCAGTACCTGGGAGAGTCCCTTGACCGCGCGTCCTGA
- a CDS encoding GNAT family N-acetyltransferase produces MTFTFRPVDPLNDARLLHAWVTHPKAAFWMMQDARLEDVERAYMEIAADEHHHALFGLRDGAPAFLMEKYDPAHRELVGLYEARPGDVGMHFLTPATDTPEHGFTRAVITAVMAHLFEDPAVERVVVEPDVRNTAVHALNAAVGFVPEREIDKPEKRALLSFCTREQFEKAVTA; encoded by the coding sequence ATGACCTTCACTTTCCGACCCGTCGACCCGCTGAACGACGCCCGGTTGCTGCACGCCTGGGTGACGCATCCCAAGGCGGCGTTCTGGATGATGCAGGACGCGCGGCTGGAGGACGTCGAGCGGGCCTATATGGAGATCGCGGCGGACGAGCACCATCACGCGCTGTTCGGGCTGCGCGACGGTGCGCCGGCGTTCCTGATGGAGAAGTACGATCCCGCGCACCGGGAGCTGGTGGGGCTGTACGAGGCGCGGCCGGGGGACGTCGGCATGCACTTCCTGACGCCGGCCACGGACACCCCCGAGCACGGGTTCACCCGGGCCGTGATCACCGCGGTGATGGCGCACCTGTTCGAGGACCCGGCGGTGGAGCGGGTCGTGGTCGAGCCGGACGTCCGCAACACGGCGGTGCACGCCCTGAACGCGGCCGTCGGGTTCGTGCCCGAGCGGGAGATCGACAAGCCGGAGAAGCGGGCGCTGCTGAGCTTCTGCACCCGTGAGCAGTTCGAGAAGGCGGTGACCGCATGA
- a CDS encoding XRE family transcriptional regulator, translating to MNGATRNTALEAWMNQHGYSSNGLAEAVNLALERLTGRTGGLDGSSIRDWKAGRVRWPKSATRKALEDVSGLPATALGFVPRGRTHSASAPSQEESDSVKRRSLVGGIAAAAAVAAAPGTTSPRRVGMSDVTRLQNRFVEVVARDHRHGGERDLEQRAAALADEALNLQNAGSATQRVRSNLYAAAAAFRSSAMWAAIDGRRYDDARAHMREAQALAEMSGDQAIKFRIWSHAGTMYRHMGRPADALAANDVARSLHITRRDPMFASLGLARQGAIQGVAQDRTGARRAFDQAQEAMLRADPDAYRPVWMLAFYDQAELDSLALSAYLSLGDYQTAEFHAHRCLSALRPHMARSRAIATTRLAHAQLAQGEAETATVTAMKVSADAATQHARVSRMLQEFGAALRATASGSRVVRTWTEHAAAWRTTV from the coding sequence ATGAATGGAGCCACGCGAAACACCGCTCTTGAGGCGTGGATGAATCAGCACGGATACAGCTCTAACGGCCTTGCCGAAGCCGTGAACCTGGCCCTTGAGCGGCTTACCGGTCGGACTGGTGGCCTGGACGGTTCATCGATCCGAGACTGGAAAGCCGGTCGGGTGAGGTGGCCGAAGTCGGCTACTCGCAAGGCTCTTGAGGACGTTTCCGGGTTACCTGCCACCGCTTTGGGGTTTGTGCCACGGGGACGGACCCACTCCGCGTCGGCTCCATCCCAGGAGGAGTCCGACTCGGTGAAGCGCCGTTCCCTCGTCGGTGGTATCGCTGCTGCTGCCGCCGTTGCTGCCGCACCCGGTACCACCTCGCCTCGCCGTGTCGGCATGAGCGATGTCACCCGCCTACAGAACCGCTTCGTTGAGGTCGTCGCCCGGGACCACCGGCATGGCGGGGAGCGCGACCTTGAGCAGCGAGCCGCCGCGCTCGCTGACGAGGCACTTAACCTCCAGAACGCGGGCAGTGCCACCCAACGCGTACGAAGCAACCTGTACGCGGCCGCTGCGGCGTTCCGATCGTCAGCGATGTGGGCAGCCATCGACGGCCGCCGCTACGACGATGCCAGGGCCCATATGCGTGAGGCGCAAGCCCTCGCCGAGATGTCCGGTGATCAGGCGATCAAGTTCCGTATCTGGAGCCACGCGGGGACCATGTACCGGCACATGGGGCGTCCTGCCGATGCCCTCGCCGCGAACGATGTCGCCCGCAGTCTGCACATCACACGTCGGGACCCGATGTTCGCGAGCCTCGGCCTGGCTAGGCAGGGGGCCATCCAGGGCGTCGCGCAGGACCGTACCGGAGCTCGTCGCGCGTTCGACCAGGCACAAGAGGCCATGCTCCGTGCCGACCCCGATGCCTACCGGCCAGTATGGATGCTCGCGTTCTACGATCAGGCCGAGCTGGACTCCTTGGCCTTGTCGGCGTACCTGTCGCTCGGTGACTACCAGACGGCCGAGTTCCACGCTCATCGTTGCCTGTCGGCTCTGCGGCCCCACATGGCCCGGTCCCGGGCCATCGCCACGACCCGGCTCGCACATGCCCAACTGGCGCAGGGCGAAGCGGAGACCGCTACGGTCACAGCCATGAAGGTCTCTGCCGATGCCGCTACCCAACACGCCCGTGTCTCGCGCATGCTTCAGGAGTTCGGGGCCGCGCTTCGGGCCACCGCGTCCGGCAGCCGTGTCGTGCGGACCTGGACCGAGCACGCCGCCGCATGGAGGACCACTGTATGA
- a CDS encoding NUDIX hydrolase: MVQVHATDAKPDASVVVARDDHGQVAVLAAEFPRHGGEYLFLPGGKAEKGETPEQCARRELLEEAGVSARSWRHLGSYAMTLDSTARVHLFEATRLSCGPQQLMPWEADFKLMWWTMDDALRAVGEGRFLLQGGPLALLLASRVSASADSRP, translated from the coding sequence ATGGTCCAAGTCCACGCCACTGACGCGAAACCCGACGCCTCCGTGGTCGTCGCCCGTGACGACCACGGACAGGTCGCCGTCCTGGCCGCGGAGTTCCCCCGGCATGGGGGCGAGTACCTGTTCCTGCCCGGAGGCAAGGCGGAGAAGGGCGAGACGCCGGAACAGTGCGCCCGCCGCGAACTCCTGGAAGAGGCGGGCGTCAGCGCCCGGTCCTGGCGGCATCTCGGCTCGTACGCCATGACGCTCGACTCCACCGCCCGAGTCCATCTCTTCGAGGCCACACGACTCTCCTGCGGGCCCCAGCAACTCATGCCGTGGGAAGCGGATTTCAAGCTCATGTGGTGGACGATGGACGACGCGCTCAGGGCCGTCGGCGAGGGGCGCTTCCTCTTGCAGGGCGGGCCCTTGGCACTGCTTCTCGCGAGCAGGGTGTCCGCGTCCGCCGACTCCCGGCCCTGA
- a CDS encoding dTMP kinase, with product MTPLRAPYAPEADDGYLEPFVVLEGASGVGKTTLARLLARRLDATAIHTLTDPHTEWSEAVNRQLRPLPQFAFYLSGLLHTSDTVRQALAVGPVIADRYVSSVMACHAAVNRVRLDQVRELINPFWSYLVAPDVTFYLVSSATSLRERMRTKRDVKQDDIDLFDVPGRLDRLQANFAAVAETDPSAVLLTTDGRSPDELADAVITYLEDRRAPTDRH from the coding sequence ATGACCCCGCTGCGCGCTCCCTACGCCCCTGAAGCGGATGACGGGTACCTGGAACCCTTCGTCGTACTGGAAGGAGCTTCAGGCGTCGGCAAGACAACGCTCGCCCGCCTCCTGGCCAGGCGCCTCGACGCCACGGCGATCCACACCCTCACCGACCCACACACCGAGTGGTCCGAGGCGGTCAATCGGCAACTACGACCGCTGCCGCAGTTCGCCTTCTACCTCTCCGGTCTCCTGCACACCTCCGACACCGTACGGCAGGCCCTGGCCGTGGGGCCGGTGATCGCGGACCGATACGTGTCTTCGGTCATGGCCTGCCACGCCGCCGTCAACCGCGTCCGCCTCGACCAGGTGCGCGAACTGATCAACCCCTTCTGGTCCTACCTCGTCGCGCCCGACGTCACCTTCTACCTGGTCAGCTCAGCCACATCGTTGCGGGAGCGGATGCGGACCAAGAGGGATGTCAAGCAGGACGACATCGACTTGTTCGATGTCCCCGGCCGTCTCGACAGGCTCCAGGCGAACTTCGCGGCCGTTGCCGAGACCGATCCCAGCGCGGTGCTGCTCACCACGGACGGTCGCAGCCCGGACGAGCTGGCCGACGCCGTCATCACGTACCTGGAGGACAGGCGTGCTCCAACCGATCGACACTGA
- a CDS encoding radical SAM protein, giving the protein MPVPLPTTDTDWTALRNFAALRGQLRVSLTPHCNLKCWFCHNEGDVPPPFSHLHRDAKPRPMEIGAGDYVNVLRELINAGLRRVYFTGGEPLASKLARPVLTRLPIRAPDVSYTLITNGLLVRAHQEWLATTALDKVKISLHYFSDNSFRAIAQTRSGIAPVLDGIEAAREVFQRVELNTLVQRENEHELRDILAFALERRLPVQFIELVDTEFNAGRKSSAVGARDIIDHLRTLTGDEEVEVFGVGQGRRIFRVDGIEIDVIQRQLGRHHVGQCGTCPVRSKCVEGFWALRLDQAGGVQPCLLRDDLRMDIRPLLGTAEQLSAAVARHVAAFTEGTL; this is encoded by the coding sequence TTGCCCGTCCCGCTCCCCACAACCGACACCGACTGGACTGCGCTGCGGAACTTCGCCGCGCTGCGCGGACAGCTCAGGGTCTCGCTGACCCCGCACTGCAACCTGAAGTGCTGGTTCTGCCATAACGAAGGTGACGTCCCGCCGCCCTTCTCGCACCTGCACCGCGACGCCAAGCCGCGCCCCATGGAGATCGGCGCAGGCGACTACGTGAACGTCCTGCGCGAGTTGATCAACGCCGGGCTGAGGCGCGTGTACTTCACCGGCGGCGAGCCCCTTGCGTCAAAGCTGGCGCGACCGGTTCTCACCCGGCTCCCCATCCGCGCCCCCGACGTTTCCTACACGCTGATCACCAATGGGCTGCTGGTGCGAGCACATCAGGAATGGCTCGCCACGACCGCCCTGGACAAAGTGAAGATCTCTCTTCACTACTTCAGCGACAACTCGTTCCGGGCCATCGCACAGACACGTTCGGGCATCGCGCCCGTCCTGGACGGCATCGAAGCCGCTCGCGAGGTGTTCCAGCGGGTGGAACTGAACACACTCGTCCAGCGCGAGAACGAACACGAGTTGCGCGACATCCTCGCCTTCGCGCTGGAGCGCAGGCTACCCGTGCAGTTCATCGAGCTGGTCGACACGGAATTCAACGCGGGCCGGAAGTCTTCGGCGGTCGGGGCGCGGGACATCATCGACCACCTGCGCACCCTGACCGGCGACGAGGAGGTGGAGGTCTTTGGAGTCGGCCAGGGCCGGAGGATCTTCCGCGTCGACGGCATCGAGATCGATGTCATCCAACGTCAACTGGGTCGTCATCATGTCGGCCAGTGCGGCACCTGCCCTGTACGGAGCAAGTGTGTGGAGGGCTTCTGGGCCCTGCGCCTGGACCAGGCGGGCGGAGTCCAGCCCTGCCTTCTGCGGGACGACCTCCGGATGGACATCCGGCCTCTGCTAGGCACTGCGGAGCAGCTCTCCGCAGCCGTGGCCCGGCATGTGGCCGCCTTCACGGAGGGCACCCTATGA
- a CDS encoding GNAT family N-acetyltransferase: MTSAPAIELRTFTTLDAVRADLIDVYAEVRAPLLHLPNYAVTAFGERLDRHGAEPGFMAVLAYEAGHPIGYAYGNTIERGDRYWQRTTPAPAEEYVKGPAVALKEIGVRPAWRGTGTARRIHDALLAGREEPYVTLMVNKAAGDGKVHALYRSWGYEDIGHSQPSAASPVLTVMIRATNQGARGVTDTPGHP; this comes from the coding sequence ATGACTTCGGCACCTGCCATTGAGCTTCGTACGTTCACAACGCTTGACGCCGTCCGTGCCGACCTGATCGACGTCTACGCCGAGGTGCGTGCCCCGCTGCTCCACCTCCCGAACTACGCCGTGACCGCTTTCGGCGAGCGCCTGGACCGGCACGGCGCCGAACCCGGATTCATGGCCGTCCTGGCCTACGAGGCCGGGCATCCGATCGGCTATGCCTACGGCAACACCATCGAACGCGGTGACCGTTACTGGCAGCGAACCACCCCGGCGCCCGCCGAGGAGTACGTCAAGGGCCCGGCAGTGGCGCTCAAGGAAATCGGCGTACGGCCCGCGTGGCGGGGCACCGGGACGGCACGCCGCATCCACGACGCCCTTCTCGCCGGCCGAGAAGAGCCGTACGTCACTCTCATGGTCAACAAAGCGGCCGGTGACGGAAAGGTCCACGCGCTCTACCGCTCATGGGGATACGAGGACATAGGGCACAGTCAGCCGTCAGCGGCCTCGCCGGTCCTCACCGTGATGATCCGGGCTACGAACCAGGGCGCCCGGGGAGTGACCGACACCCCCGGACACCCATAG
- a CDS encoding ATP-binding protein has translation MTSLSKPVQTPPAGHPVYSQTLPCETRTAGHGRRLIRDALGSWHLDDLADSAELIITELVANAARHTPCRSIRLLVRRPSEARVHIGVVDRAPSRLPVFSPTGADDERGRGLVLIDALAERWGYTLLGSHPQRGFWGKEIWAELKAAL, from the coding sequence ATGACGAGTCTCAGTAAGCCAGTCCAGACCCCGCCGGCTGGCCACCCCGTCTACAGCCAGACCTTGCCCTGTGAAACCCGAACGGCCGGGCACGGCCGCAGGCTCATCCGTGACGCGCTTGGTTCGTGGCACCTCGACGACCTTGCCGACTCCGCCGAGTTGATCATTACGGAACTGGTTGCGAATGCCGCCAGACATACCCCGTGCCGATCGATTCGCTTGCTTGTCAGGCGGCCGAGCGAGGCCCGGGTACACATCGGCGTGGTGGACCGAGCGCCGTCGCGCCTGCCTGTCTTCAGCCCCACCGGAGCGGACGACGAACGCGGCCGTGGCCTGGTGCTCATCGACGCGCTCGCGGAACGCTGGGGATACACCCTGCTCGGCAGCCATCCCCAACGTGGCTTCTGGGGCAAAGAAATCTGGGCAGAGCTGAAGGCGGCGCTGTGA
- a CDS encoding STM4013/SEN3800 family hydrolase codes for MIDTTEIIKNRVGILFVTLDSLRYDVARAALYGGRTPRLAEVLPGGVWEERRTPGTFTLPAHIAFFSGFLPKLPQPVQPPRLWECRPPAFKTVDAGTFVFDAPNLLAGLAQHGYRTVCIGGVTYFSRETPLGSVLPAMFHEDHWRPEFCSPDADSTRHQVDHALTIADKYRNRPLFLFVNVSATHVPHGHYVGRSDDSWQSQAAALAYADEHLGRLIHTLTSTRSWLVIMCADHGDAFGEDGYHGRGIAHPTVLNVPFAATLTGPGTTLTGHGPSPRH; via the coding sequence GTGATCGACACGACCGAGATCATCAAAAACAGGGTCGGCATCCTGTTCGTCACTCTGGACTCCCTACGCTACGACGTCGCCCGCGCGGCCCTGTACGGCGGTAGGACCCCGCGGCTGGCCGAGGTCCTGCCGGGCGGAGTGTGGGAAGAGCGTCGTACCCCCGGCACCTTCACGCTCCCCGCGCACATCGCGTTCTTCTCCGGTTTCCTGCCCAAGCTCCCACAGCCCGTACAGCCGCCCCGGCTCTGGGAGTGCCGCCCGCCCGCGTTCAAGACCGTCGATGCGGGCACGTTCGTTTTCGACGCACCCAACCTCCTCGCCGGACTCGCACAACACGGCTACCGCACCGTGTGCATCGGTGGCGTGACGTATTTCTCCCGGGAGACGCCGCTCGGCTCGGTACTGCCCGCCATGTTCCACGAGGACCACTGGCGGCCCGAGTTCTGTTCTCCGGACGCGGACTCCACACGCCACCAGGTCGACCATGCTCTGACCATCGCGGACAAGTACAGGAACCGCCCGCTGTTCCTGTTCGTCAACGTCTCGGCCACGCACGTCCCCCATGGACACTATGTGGGCCGCAGCGACGACTCGTGGCAGTCACAAGCAGCGGCCCTGGCGTACGCGGACGAACACCTCGGACGACTCATCCACACACTCACCAGCACGAGGTCGTGGCTGGTCATCATGTGTGCCGATCACGGCGATGCCTTCGGCGAGGACGGCTATCACGGTCGTGGCATCGCGCACCCCACCGTGCTGAACGTGCCGTTCGCCGCCACGCTGACAGGCCCCGGCACTACGCTCACCGGGCATGGTCCAAGTCCACGCCACTGA
- a CDS encoding lysine N(6)-hydroxylase/L-ornithine N(5)-oxygenase family protein, which produces MTARPDSPTKTYDFVGIGLGPFNLGLACLTEPIAELDGVFLESKPDFEWHSGMFLDGAHLQTPFMSDLVTLADPTSPYSFLNYLKEKGRLYSFYIRENFYPLRVEYDDYCRWAAGKLSSIRFGTTVTEVSYDGELYDVRTAAGDTYRARHLVLGTGTVPFVPEACRDLGGDFLHTSQYMHRKAELLEKKSITVVGSGQSAAEIYYELLSEIDAHGYRLNWVTRSPRFFPLEYTKLTLEMTSPDYIDYFRALPEETRYRLEKQQKGLFKGINSDLIDSIFDLLYQKNVESGDRGVPTRLLTNSTLRTATYADGSYTLGFHQDEQGKDFEIRTEGLVLATGYHYTPPAFLDPIRDRLRFDGHGRFDVARNYAVDITGRGVFLQNAGVHTHSITSPDLGMGAYRNAYIIRELLGTEYYPVEKSIAFQEFAV; this is translated from the coding sequence TTGACCGCGCGTCCTGACAGCCCGACCAAGACCTACGACTTCGTGGGGATCGGGCTCGGCCCCTTCAACCTCGGCCTCGCCTGCCTCACCGAGCCGATCGCCGAACTGGACGGCGTCTTCCTGGAGTCCAAGCCCGACTTCGAGTGGCACTCCGGGATGTTCCTGGACGGTGCCCACCTCCAGACCCCGTTCATGTCGGACCTGGTCACCCTGGCCGACCCGACCTCGCCGTACTCCTTCCTGAACTACCTGAAGGAGAAGGGCAGACTGTACTCGTTCTACATCCGCGAGAACTTCTACCCGCTGCGCGTCGAGTACGACGACTACTGCCGCTGGGCCGCCGGAAAGCTGAGCAGCATCCGCTTCGGCACCACGGTCACCGAGGTGTCCTACGACGGTGAGCTGTACGACGTGCGCACCGCGGCGGGGGACACCTACCGCGCCCGGCACCTGGTGCTGGGCACCGGCACCGTCCCCTTCGTCCCCGAGGCGTGCCGGGACCTCGGCGGGGACTTCCTGCACACCTCCCAGTACATGCACCGCAAGGCGGAGCTGCTGGAGAAGAAGTCCATCACCGTCGTCGGCAGCGGCCAGAGCGCGGCCGAGATCTACTACGAGTTGCTCTCGGAGATCGACGCCCACGGCTACCGGCTCAACTGGGTCACCCGCTCCCCGCGGTTCTTCCCGCTGGAGTACACCAAGCTGACCCTGGAGATGACCTCCCCGGACTACATCGACTACTTCCGGGCACTGCCCGAGGAGACCCGGTACCGGCTGGAGAAGCAGCAGAAGGGCCTGTTCAAGGGCATCAACTCGGACCTGATCGACTCCATCTTCGACCTGCTCTACCAGAAGAACGTCGAGAGCGGCGACCGCGGAGTGCCCACCCGGCTGCTGACCAACTCCACGCTGCGCACGGCGACTTACGCGGACGGCTCGTACACCCTCGGCTTCCACCAGGACGAGCAGGGCAAGGACTTCGAGATCCGCACCGAGGGCCTGGTCCTGGCCACCGGCTACCACTACACCCCGCCGGCCTTCCTCGACCCCATCCGCGACCGGCTCCGCTTCGACGGCCACGGCCGCTTCGACGTGGCCCGCAACTACGCCGTCGACATCACCGGCCGCGGGGTCTTCCTGCAGAACGCCGGCGTCCACACCCACAGCATCACCAGCCCCGACCTGGGCATGGGCGCGTACCGGAACGCGTACATCATCCGAGAGCTGCTCGGCACCGAGTACTACCCGGTCGAGAAGTCCATCGCCTTCCAGGAGTTCGCCGTATGA